In one Palaemon carinicauda isolate YSFRI2023 chromosome 25, ASM3689809v2, whole genome shotgun sequence genomic region, the following are encoded:
- the LOC137619310 gene encoding kelch domain-containing protein 10-like, which yields MNSEVIMEAIPNWSAGSYPVGRSGHRISCTDSFLYTVGGFHPSTGALAEAWRLNISTGEWEQLSNSEDDGTPSTCISHCMASLGQELLIFGGTSYPFGSAMSNEIHACDKATGKWRVVPSEGDIPQEMYGQAFRRMGDYIYTVGGTSGYHFSLQAHALHLPTMTWSCLASSDLYKGNEPSGRYKAEIGVVLGRIVVVGGSSADIVFPLDEVPVLDIEQGKWSLKSTKPDPRFHAYPSPRKCHASVQRGADLYVIGGASGDEVFDDIWKLDLLTLTWSRTCLVLPVPLYFHDAAFSPNGSLFVYGGSTAVGSSERSTAVFRARLQAPPLLEAAWEAFATNCSFDSIEEEQPLDSRTQSLELLAVGVPRRLIQRLRKLPKERRHQ from the exons atgaatTCTGAAGTCATTATGGAAGCTATTCCTAACTGGAGCGCAGGATCTTATCCTGTAGGACGGAGTGGTCATCGGATATCCTGCACGGACTCCTTCCTGTACACAGTGGGCGGGTTCCACCCATCTACGGGCGCCCTGGCAGAG GCCTGGAGACTCAACATCTCGACCGGCGAGTGGGAACAGCTCTCGAACTCCGAGGACGATGGCACTCCCTCCACCTGCATCTCCCACTGTATGGCATCCCTCGGGCAAGAGCTGCTCATCTTCGGCGGAACGAGCTACCCCTTCGGGAGTGCCATGTCCAACGAAATCCACGCCTGCGACAAGGCGACGGGAAAGTGGCGCGTCGTTCCCTCGGAAGGCGACATCCCTCAGGAGATGTACGGCCAG GCATTTCGTAGAATGGgggattatatatacactgtaggggGAACCTCCGGCTACCATTTTTCGCTACAGGCCCACGCCCTTCACTTGCCTACAATGACCTGGAGCTGTCTGGCCTCTTCTGACCTGTACAAG GGAAACGAGCCTTCTGGTCGTTACAAAGCAGAAATTGGTGTCGTGCTAGGTCGCATCGTGGTCGTAGGAGGATCATCGGCTGACATTGTCTTTCCCCTGGATGAG GTACCTGTGTTGGATATTGAGCAAGGAAAGTGGTCTCTGAAATCCACCAAGCCCGACCCGAGATTTCACGCGTACCCAAGCCCGAGGAAGTGCCACGCTTCCGTGCAAAGAGGAGCAG ATCTCTACGTCATCGGAGGTGCGAGCGGAGACGAGGTTTTCGACGACATCTGGAAACTCGACCTGCTGACGCTGACCTGGTCTCGTACGTGTCTTGTTTTGCCCGTCCCTCTGTACTTCCACGACGCTGCATTCTCGCCC AACGGAAGCCTGTTCGTCTACGGCGGCTCTACGGCCGTCGGTTCCAGCGAGCGTTCGACGGCCGTCTTCCGAGCCCGGCTGCAGGCGCCCCCGCTCCTGGAAGCCGCCTGGGAAGCCTTCGCCACCAACTGCTCCTTCGATAGTATAGAAGAAGAGCAGCCCTTGGATTCCAGGACCCAGTCCCTGGAGCTTTTGGCTGTCGGCGTCCCCAGGAGGTTGATCCAGAGGCTGCGGAAACTGCCCAAAGAGAGAAGGCACCAGTGA